Proteins encoded in a region of the Prunus persica cultivar Lovell chromosome G4, Prunus_persica_NCBIv2, whole genome shotgun sequence genome:
- the LOC18778719 gene encoding peroxisome biogenesis protein 1 isoform X2: protein MIHPETAKMFSLNSLQLVAVVPRLSPKESMKNSENDGLRTRSSSTPKESNNGISNDKKDNRETIVRLLISDSVAKGHVMVAQSLRLYLRARLHSWVYLKGCNGILKTDIPLLSLSPCHFKIFGKDKAVERNGIEVLDRHKIRKKKNMLLTTGSSTYIDVTDWSTHDKVVDAFSYESSCKEDEGASQKSEEGKGVESLVKAWILAQLDAIASNAGEEINSLVLGNETILHFEVKGQKSGIEEKVHESSSGGLENKNENAELPVEILYVLTFSKESQHAGNAYELVFDERNKDNNNLGGLETIVKLKEGDPLSFYSVRERMSEKDVPADVSSLSWMGTIASDVLNRMLVLLTPASGAWFSSHDLPLPGHVLIHGPPGSGKTLLARTVAKCLEEDKDLLAHVVFVSCSQLAMEKALTIRQALSSYMSEALDHAPSLVILDDLDSIVSSSSDSEGSQTSTSVLALTEFLNDIMDEYWEKRKSSCGIGPLAFIASIKSLESIPQSLSSSGRFDFHVQLPAPAASQREAMLKHEIQRRCLQCSDDILQDVASKCDGYDSYDLEILVDRTVHAAIGRFMPYHFAFDKSENPTLIRDDFSRAMHDFLPVAMRDVTKSAPEGGRTGWDDVGGLVDIRNAIKEMIELPSKFPMIFAKAPLRLRSNVLLYGPPGCGKTHIVGSAAAACSLRFISVKGPELLNKYIGASEQAVRDIFTKAAAAAPCLLFFDEFDSIAPKRGHDNTGVTDRVVNQFLTELDGVEVLTGVFVFAATSRPDLLDAALLRPGRLDRLLFCDFPSLGERLDILTVLSKKLPLDGDVDLRAIAYMTEGFSGADLQALLSDAQLAAVHEILAGLDTNDPGKKPVINDAHLKSTASRARPSVSEAEKKRLYGIYGEFLDSKRSVAGQSRDAKGKRATLA, encoded by the exons ATGATTCACCCAGAAACAGCAAAAATGTTCTCCTTAAACTCTCTTCAGTTAGTAGCTGTTGTGCCAAGATTATCACCAAAAGAGAGCATGAAAAATTCGGAAAATGATGGTTTGAGAACAAGAAGCAGTTCAACTCCAAAAGAATCCAACAATGGAATTTCAAATGACAAGAAGGATAATCGTGAAACAATTGTTCGGCTGTTGATTTCTGATTCAGTGGCTAAAGGGCATGTAATGGTTGCCCAGTCTCTTCGTCTTTATTTGAGAGCTCGTCTGCATTCAT GGGTTTATTTAAAGGGATGCAATGGTATTTTGAAGACTGACATTCCCCTTTTGTCACTTTCTCCTTGCCACTTTAAGATATTTGGGAAAGACAAAGCTGTTGAAAGAAATGGTATAGAAGTTCTCGATAGGCATAAAATTcgtaagaagaaaaacatgctTCTAACGACCGGCTCAAGCACCTACATAGATGTTACTGATTGGTCAACCCATGACAAAGTTGTTGATGCTTTTTCATATGAATCTTCTTGCAAAGAGGATGAAGGGGCTAGTCAGAAGTCTGAGGAGGGAAAGGGAGTAGAAAGTCTTGTTAAAGCATGGATCCTTGCACAACTTGATGCTATTGCTTCCAATGCAGGAGAAGAAATTAATTCCTTGGTTTTGGGAAATGAAACTATACTTCACTTTGAAGTGAAAGGACAGAAATCTGGGATTGAGGAGAAGGTACATGAATCATCAAGTGGCGGCCtcgaaaacaaaaatgagaatGCTGAACTACCAGTTGAAATCTTATATGTATTGACATTTTCCAAGGAATCTCAACATGCTGGAAATGCATATGAGCTTGTATTTgatgaaagaaacaaagacaacAATAATCTTGGAGGTCTAGAGACAATTGTAAAGCTGAAGGAGGGTGATCCTCTGTCTTTTTATTCAGTAAGAGAGAGAATGTCTGAAAAAGATGTCCCTGCTGATGTATCATCCTTGAGCTGGATGGGGACAATTGCTTCTGACGTTTTAAATA gAATGTTGGTGTTGTTAACTCCTGCTTCTGGGGCATGGTTCAGTTCACACGATCTTCCTCTCCCTGGACATGTTCTGATACATGGACCTCCT GGTTCTGGAAAGACATTATTAGCAAGAACTGTTGCAAAGTGTCTCGAAGAAGATAAAGACCTCTTAGCACACGT AGTTTTTGTATCTTGTTCACAACTTGCCATGGAAAAGGCCTTGACCATTCGCCAAGCACTTTCAAGCTATATGTCTGAGGCTTTAGATCATGCTCCATCTCTTGTAATTCTTGATGATCTTGATAGCATTGTTTCATCCTCTTCAGACTCAGAAGGATCTCAAACTTCAACCTCGGTTCTTGCTCTGACAGAATTTCTCAACGACATTATGGATGAATATTGG GAAAAAAGGAAGAGCTCGTGTGGAATTGGTCCCCTTGCATTCATAGCTTCGATAAAGTCTTTAGAGAGTATACCGCAATCATTGAGCTCTTCAG GAAGGTTCGACTTTCATGTGCAATTGCCCGCTCCTGCTGCCTCACAACGTGAAGCCATGTTGAAGCATGAAATTCAGAGACGTTGCTTACAATGTTCTGATGATATCTTACAAGATGTAGCCTCAAAATGTGATGGCTATGATTCATATGATCTG GAAATCTTGGTCGATAGAACTGTTCATGCTGCCATAGGTCGTTTTATGCCTTATCATTTTGCTTTTGACAAAAGTGAAAATCCCACTTTAATAAGGGATGATTTCTCTCGGGCAATGCACGATTTCCTTCCAGTTGCCATGCGCGACGTCACTAAATCTGCTCCAGAAGGTGGTCGGACTGGGTGGGACGACGTTGGTGGTCTTGTTGACATTCGCAATGCAATTAAAGAG ATGATTGAATTGCCTTCAAAATTCCCAATGATCTTTGCAAAAGCTCCTTTAAGGTTGCGGTCCAATGTTCTATTGTATGGGCCTCCTGGCTGTGGAAAGACACATATAGTTGGTTCTGCTGCTGCAGCCTGTTCACTACGATTTATATCAGTCAAAGGACCTGAGCTGTTGAATAAATATATTGGTGCTTCAGAGCAAGCT GTCCGGGATATATTCACCAAAGCTGCTGCTGCAGCACCATGCCTTCTCTTTTTTGACGAATTTGATTCTATAGCCCCAAAAAGAGGACATGACAATACTGGAGTAACTGATCGTGTTGTCAATCAG TTTCTGACTGAATTGGATGGTGTTGAAGTTTTGACTGGTGTTTTTGTGTTTGCTGCAACAAG TAGACCAGATTTACTTGATGCTGCACTGTTGAGACCTGGTAGGCTAGATCGCCTTCTATTTTGTGATTTTCCATCTCTGGGTGAAAGGTTGGATATCTTGACGGTCCTTTCAAAAAAG CTACCACTGGATGGTGACGTGGATTTAAGAGCCATAGCTTATATGACCGAGGGATTTAGTGGGGCTGACCTTCAAGCTCTTCTCTCAGATGCTCAGCTTGCAGCAGTGCATGAAATTCTGGCTGGTTTAGATACCAATGATCCGGGGAAAAAGCCAGTTATTAATGATGCGCACTTGAAGTCTACTGCTTCCAGGGCAAGGCCATCCGTTTCCGAAGCTGAGAAGAAAAGATTGTATGGCATTTACGGCGAGTTCTTGGATTCAAAAAGATCTGTTGCTGgacag TCAAGAGATGCAAAAGGCAAGAGGGCAACCCTAGCATGA
- the LOC18778346 gene encoding proteasome subunit alpha type-2-B, with product MGDSQYSFSLTTFSPSGKLVQIEHALTAVGSGQTSLGIKAANGVVIATEKKLPSILVDEASVKKIQSLTPNIGVVYSGMGPDFRVLVRKSRKQAEQYHRLYKEPIPVTQLVRETAAVMQEFTQSGGVRPFGVSLLVAGFDDSGPQLYQVDPSGSYFSWKASAMGKNVSNAKTFLEKRYTDDMELDDAVHTAILTLKEGFEGQISGKNIEIGIIGTDKKFRVLTPAEIEDYLAEVE from the exons ATGGGAGACAGTCAGTACTCGTTTTCTCTCACCACTTTCAG CCCTTCAGGGAAGCTAGTGCAGATCGAGCACGCTTTGACAGCAGTTGGGTCGGGCCAAACCTCTCTGGGGATCAAAG CTGCTAATGGGGTTGTTATTGCAACTGAGAAGAAGCTACCTTCAATCTTGGTTGATGAAGCATCT GTTAAAAAGATACAGAGTTTGACACCAAATATTGGAGTTGTTTACag TGGTATGGGTCCTGATTTTCGAGTCTTGGTTCGAAAAAGCAGGAAGCAGGCAGAACAATATCACAGATTATATAAG GAACCAATCCCTGTTACTCAACTTGTGAGGGAAACTGCGGCTGTTATGCAGGAGTTCACTCAATCTGG TGGTGTAAGGCCTTTTGGGGTATCTCTGCTGGTTGCTGGGTTTGATGACAGCGGCCCCCAACTATACCAG GTTGATCCTTCAGGTTCATATTTCTCGTGGAAAGCCTCTGCAATGGGGAAGAATGTCTCAAATGCAAAAACATTTCTTGAGAAGAG GTATACTGATGATATGGAACTTGATGATGCTGTGCACACGGCTATTTTGACTCTGAAGGAGGG ATTTGAAGGACAAATCTCAGGAAAAAATATTGAGATTGGGATAATTGGCACAGACAAAAAATTCAG AGTGCTAACCCCAGCAGAGATTGAAGATTATTTGGCTGAAGTGGAGTAG
- the LOC18778719 gene encoding peroxisome biogenesis protein 1 isoform X1, with translation MEFEVRLVGGIENCYVSLPLALIQTLQSSSSSLPHVLALELLSSSNDSRWNVAWSGATSTSQAIEVAQQFGDCISLPDHARVQVRALSNVTKATLVTIEPSTEDDWEVLELNSELAEAAILNQVRIVHEAMRFPLWLHGRTTITFLVVSTFPRKLVVQLVPGTEVAVAPKRRKTVNSHGDSSTLASNGERHISKALLRIQDPDRRLVHKSGYVKGVELGVVLTSVAMIHPETAKMFSLNSLQLVAVVPRLSPKESMKNSENDGLRTRSSSTPKESNNGISNDKKDNRETIVRLLISDSVAKGHVMVAQSLRLYLRARLHSWVYLKGCNGILKTDIPLLSLSPCHFKIFGKDKAVERNGIEVLDRHKIRKKKNMLLTTGSSTYIDVTDWSTHDKVVDAFSYESSCKEDEGASQKSEEGKGVESLVKAWILAQLDAIASNAGEEINSLVLGNETILHFEVKGQKSGIEEKVHESSSGGLENKNENAELPVEILYVLTFSKESQHAGNAYELVFDERNKDNNNLGGLETIVKLKEGDPLSFYSVRERMSEKDVPADVSSLSWMGTIASDVLNRMLVLLTPASGAWFSSHDLPLPGHVLIHGPPGSGKTLLARTVAKCLEEDKDLLAHVVFVSCSQLAMEKALTIRQALSSYMSEALDHAPSLVILDDLDSIVSSSSDSEGSQTSTSVLALTEFLNDIMDEYWEKRKSSCGIGPLAFIASIKSLESIPQSLSSSGRFDFHVQLPAPAASQREAMLKHEIQRRCLQCSDDILQDVASKCDGYDSYDLEILVDRTVHAAIGRFMPYHFAFDKSENPTLIRDDFSRAMHDFLPVAMRDVTKSAPEGGRTGWDDVGGLVDIRNAIKEMIELPSKFPMIFAKAPLRLRSNVLLYGPPGCGKTHIVGSAAAACSLRFISVKGPELLNKYIGASEQAVRDIFTKAAAAAPCLLFFDEFDSIAPKRGHDNTGVTDRVVNQFLTELDGVEVLTGVFVFAATSRPDLLDAALLRPGRLDRLLFCDFPSLGERLDILTVLSKKLPLDGDVDLRAIAYMTEGFSGADLQALLSDAQLAAVHEILAGLDTNDPGKKPVINDAHLKSTASRARPSVSEAEKKRLYGIYGEFLDSKRSVAGQSRDAKGKRATLA, from the exons ATGGAGTTTGAGGTTAGGTTAGTTGGGGGCATAGAGAACTGTTACGTCTCTCTTCCTCTGGCCCTAATCCAAACCCTCCAGTCCTCGTCGTCCTCCCTCCCTCATGTTCTCGCTCTGGAGCTTCTCTCCTCCTCAAACGACAGCCGCTGGAATGTCGCTTGGTCCGGCGCCACTTCCACTTCTCAAGCCATTGAG GTTGCTCAGCAATTTGGGGATTGCATTTCGTTGCCAGATCATGCTAGGGTTCAAGTTCGTGCTCTTTCGAATGTGACGAAGGCTACTCTGGTCACAATTGAGCCTTCTACTGAGGATGATTGGGAGGTTTTGGAACTTAATTCTGAGCTTGCAGAGGCTGCTATATTGAATCAG GTGAGGATTGTCCATGAAGCAATGAGATTTCCTCTGTGGTTGCACGGCCGCACTACCATTACatttcttgttgtttcaaCCTTCCCCAGGAAATTGGTGG TGCAACTGGTTCCAGGGACTGAAGTTGCAGTTGCTCCAAAGAGACGCAAGACTGTCAACTCACATGGAGATTCATCCACTCTTGCTTCTAATGGAGAGCGCCATATTTCAAAGGCACTACTGCGCATTCAAGATCCAGACAGGAGACTAGTTCACAAAAGTGGTTATGTCAAAGGTGTTGAGCTTGGAGTTGTGCTCACTTCTGTTGCTATGATTCACCCAGAAACAGCAAAAATGTTCTCCTTAAACTCTCTTCAGTTAGTAGCTGTTGTGCCAAGATTATCACCAAAAGAGAGCATGAAAAATTCGGAAAATGATGGTTTGAGAACAAGAAGCAGTTCAACTCCAAAAGAATCCAACAATGGAATTTCAAATGACAAGAAGGATAATCGTGAAACAATTGTTCGGCTGTTGATTTCTGATTCAGTGGCTAAAGGGCATGTAATGGTTGCCCAGTCTCTTCGTCTTTATTTGAGAGCTCGTCTGCATTCAT GGGTTTATTTAAAGGGATGCAATGGTATTTTGAAGACTGACATTCCCCTTTTGTCACTTTCTCCTTGCCACTTTAAGATATTTGGGAAAGACAAAGCTGTTGAAAGAAATGGTATAGAAGTTCTCGATAGGCATAAAATTcgtaagaagaaaaacatgctTCTAACGACCGGCTCAAGCACCTACATAGATGTTACTGATTGGTCAACCCATGACAAAGTTGTTGATGCTTTTTCATATGAATCTTCTTGCAAAGAGGATGAAGGGGCTAGTCAGAAGTCTGAGGAGGGAAAGGGAGTAGAAAGTCTTGTTAAAGCATGGATCCTTGCACAACTTGATGCTATTGCTTCCAATGCAGGAGAAGAAATTAATTCCTTGGTTTTGGGAAATGAAACTATACTTCACTTTGAAGTGAAAGGACAGAAATCTGGGATTGAGGAGAAGGTACATGAATCATCAAGTGGCGGCCtcgaaaacaaaaatgagaatGCTGAACTACCAGTTGAAATCTTATATGTATTGACATTTTCCAAGGAATCTCAACATGCTGGAAATGCATATGAGCTTGTATTTgatgaaagaaacaaagacaacAATAATCTTGGAGGTCTAGAGACAATTGTAAAGCTGAAGGAGGGTGATCCTCTGTCTTTTTATTCAGTAAGAGAGAGAATGTCTGAAAAAGATGTCCCTGCTGATGTATCATCCTTGAGCTGGATGGGGACAATTGCTTCTGACGTTTTAAATA gAATGTTGGTGTTGTTAACTCCTGCTTCTGGGGCATGGTTCAGTTCACACGATCTTCCTCTCCCTGGACATGTTCTGATACATGGACCTCCT GGTTCTGGAAAGACATTATTAGCAAGAACTGTTGCAAAGTGTCTCGAAGAAGATAAAGACCTCTTAGCACACGT AGTTTTTGTATCTTGTTCACAACTTGCCATGGAAAAGGCCTTGACCATTCGCCAAGCACTTTCAAGCTATATGTCTGAGGCTTTAGATCATGCTCCATCTCTTGTAATTCTTGATGATCTTGATAGCATTGTTTCATCCTCTTCAGACTCAGAAGGATCTCAAACTTCAACCTCGGTTCTTGCTCTGACAGAATTTCTCAACGACATTATGGATGAATATTGG GAAAAAAGGAAGAGCTCGTGTGGAATTGGTCCCCTTGCATTCATAGCTTCGATAAAGTCTTTAGAGAGTATACCGCAATCATTGAGCTCTTCAG GAAGGTTCGACTTTCATGTGCAATTGCCCGCTCCTGCTGCCTCACAACGTGAAGCCATGTTGAAGCATGAAATTCAGAGACGTTGCTTACAATGTTCTGATGATATCTTACAAGATGTAGCCTCAAAATGTGATGGCTATGATTCATATGATCTG GAAATCTTGGTCGATAGAACTGTTCATGCTGCCATAGGTCGTTTTATGCCTTATCATTTTGCTTTTGACAAAAGTGAAAATCCCACTTTAATAAGGGATGATTTCTCTCGGGCAATGCACGATTTCCTTCCAGTTGCCATGCGCGACGTCACTAAATCTGCTCCAGAAGGTGGTCGGACTGGGTGGGACGACGTTGGTGGTCTTGTTGACATTCGCAATGCAATTAAAGAG ATGATTGAATTGCCTTCAAAATTCCCAATGATCTTTGCAAAAGCTCCTTTAAGGTTGCGGTCCAATGTTCTATTGTATGGGCCTCCTGGCTGTGGAAAGACACATATAGTTGGTTCTGCTGCTGCAGCCTGTTCACTACGATTTATATCAGTCAAAGGACCTGAGCTGTTGAATAAATATATTGGTGCTTCAGAGCAAGCT GTCCGGGATATATTCACCAAAGCTGCTGCTGCAGCACCATGCCTTCTCTTTTTTGACGAATTTGATTCTATAGCCCCAAAAAGAGGACATGACAATACTGGAGTAACTGATCGTGTTGTCAATCAG TTTCTGACTGAATTGGATGGTGTTGAAGTTTTGACTGGTGTTTTTGTGTTTGCTGCAACAAG TAGACCAGATTTACTTGATGCTGCACTGTTGAGACCTGGTAGGCTAGATCGCCTTCTATTTTGTGATTTTCCATCTCTGGGTGAAAGGTTGGATATCTTGACGGTCCTTTCAAAAAAG CTACCACTGGATGGTGACGTGGATTTAAGAGCCATAGCTTATATGACCGAGGGATTTAGTGGGGCTGACCTTCAAGCTCTTCTCTCAGATGCTCAGCTTGCAGCAGTGCATGAAATTCTGGCTGGTTTAGATACCAATGATCCGGGGAAAAAGCCAGTTATTAATGATGCGCACTTGAAGTCTACTGCTTCCAGGGCAAGGCCATCCGTTTCCGAAGCTGAGAAGAAAAGATTGTATGGCATTTACGGCGAGTTCTTGGATTCAAAAAGATCTGTTGCTGgacag TCAAGAGATGCAAAAGGCAAGAGGGCAACCCTAGCATGA
- the LOC18778722 gene encoding proteasome subunit alpha type-5, whose product MFLTRTEYDRGVNTFSPEGRLFQVEYAIEAIKLGSTAIGLKTKEGVVLAVEKRITSPLLEPSSVEKIMEIDDHIGCAMSGLIADARTLVEHARVETQNHRFSYGEPMTVESTTQALCDLALRFGEGDEESMSRPFGVSLLIAGHDEHGPSLYYTDPSGTFWQCNAKAIGSGSEGADSSLQEQYNKELTLQEAETIALSILKQVMEEKVTPNNVDIAKVAPTYHLYTPSEVEAVISRL is encoded by the exons ATGTTTCTCACAAG GACTGAGTATGACAGAGGAGTAAACACCTTCTCCCCTGAAGGCAGGTTGTTTCAGGTTGAGTATGCCATTGAGGCCATCAAG TTGGGTTCGACTGCTATTGGGTTAAAGACAAAAGAGGGTGTTGTGCTTGCTGTGGAAAAACGTATCACTTCGCCTTTGCTG GAACCCAGCAGTGTGGAGAAAATTATGGAAATTGATGACCATATAGGATGTGCCATGAGTGGACTGATTGCTGATGCTCGTACACTTGTTGAGCATGCACGCGTTGAAACTCAG AATCATAGGTTCTCCTATGGTGAGCCAATGACTGTGGAATCTACAACACAAGCTCTTTGTGATCTGGCCCTTCGGTTTGGTGAAGGTGATGAAGAGTCCATG TCTCGACCATTTGGAGTATCTCTTCTAATTGCAGGTCATGATGAGCATGGGCCCAGCTT GTACTATACTGATCCATCTGGCACATTTTGGCAATGCAATGCAAAAGCTATTGGTTCAGGTTCAGAAGGTGCAGACAGCTCTCTGCAAGAGCAATACAACAAG GAATTGACTCTTCAAGAAGCTGAGACAATTGCTCTGTCTATTCTTAAGCAAGTTATGGAAGAAAAG GTGACTCCCAATAATGTTGATATCGCAAAGGTTGCTCCAACATACCATCTGTATACCCCTTCTGAGGTGGAGGCTGTCATTAGTCGCCTATAA